The following are encoded together in the Robertmurraya sp. FSL R5-0851 genome:
- a CDS encoding NupC/NupG family nucleoside CNT transporter: MSIIIGILGIILTLGLAYLLSNDKKGVNFRAIVIMFALQLTITIVMFKTVVGLKIVEVVSNFVTQVLTYGYEGINFVTGGLVPKDTSVFFINVLMLIIFTSTLLSILTHIKILPLAIKYIGGAISKITGLSKVVTFNSVNSIFFGQSESLLAIKAHLDKMNDNKLFIVSTSAMASVSASIMGAYMSMIPAQFVLVAMILNAFSALIIATIVAPIRSGEDEEINLKEVSQSKSIFEAISVGAIDGGRVALIVAAMLVAYVGLMALINAAFAGLIGISLTEILGYVFAPVAFMMGIPASEILTSGSIMGIKLATNEFVAMLEFQPLIPDLSERTVGIVSTFLVSFANFSSIGIISGSIQAINGEKAGVVAKFGLKMLLAATLASILTGTTVGLFL; this comes from the coding sequence ATGAGTATCATTATCGGCATTTTAGGCATTATCCTTACCCTCGGATTGGCCTACCTTTTATCAAATGATAAGAAGGGGGTTAACTTTCGAGCGATTGTCATTATGTTTGCCCTTCAGCTTACCATTACCATTGTCATGTTTAAGACGGTTGTCGGCTTAAAGATTGTGGAAGTAGTATCCAATTTCGTCACGCAAGTATTAACTTATGGATATGAAGGGATTAACTTTGTCACAGGCGGATTAGTTCCTAAAGATACATCTGTATTTTTTATTAATGTTTTGATGTTGATTATCTTTACATCGACCCTATTATCGATTCTAACGCATATCAAGATTTTACCATTAGCAATCAAATACATAGGTGGGGCTATTTCAAAAATTACCGGCTTATCAAAGGTAGTGACGTTTAACTCCGTCAACTCTATTTTCTTTGGTCAAAGTGAATCATTATTGGCGATTAAAGCCCATTTAGATAAAATGAACGATAATAAATTGTTCATCGTATCTACGAGTGCCATGGCAAGTGTAAGTGCAAGTATTATGGGGGCTTACATGAGCATGATCCCAGCACAGTTTGTCTTAGTAGCCATGATTTTAAATGCTTTTTCGGCTTTAATTATTGCCACCATTGTAGCGCCTATTCGCTCAGGAGAAGATGAAGAAATTAATTTAAAAGAAGTTTCCCAATCAAAATCGATTTTTGAAGCGATCAGTGTGGGTGCAATAGATGGTGGAAGAGTTGCGTTAATTGTTGCGGCGATGTTAGTGGCCTATGTTGGTCTAATGGCTTTAATTAATGCGGCATTCGCAGGATTAATCGGCATTTCTCTAACTGAAATCTTAGGTTATGTGTTTGCACCGGTTGCCTTCATGATGGGAATTCCAGCTAGTGAAATTTTGACTTCAGGCTCTATCATGGGAATAAAACTTGCTACAAATGAGTTCGTTGCCATGCTCGAATTCCAACCATTGATTCCGGACTTGAGTGAACGTACGGTGGGAATTGTATCAACCTTCCTCGTTTCGTTTGCTAACTTTAGTTCGATTGGAATTATCTCTGGTTCCATTCAAGCGATTAATGGCGAAAAAGCGGGAGTTGTGGCTAAGTTTGGACTAAAAATGTTACTCGCGGCAACATTAGCTTCGATCTTAACCGGAACCACGGTTGGATTGTTTCTATAG
- a CDS encoding cobalamin-binding protein, whose amino-acid sequence MKLISICPSNTEIVAYLGLTSSLIGVDDYSDWPEEIKELPRLGPDLHINMDKVEELQPDLVLASLTVPGMERNIEELEKRNIPYVIVPNPTTLQEVADSLLFVGKATNSIEIATKAYEMFISKIRDYKALSKKVEIPKTIYWEWWAKPVFTPGASNWLTEISQLAGGHNIFADREEASVQTDWEDVRRRNPDVISVVWVGVQKEKVNLKVILKRPEWDQMDAFKNQQLYILDEPLFCRPSPRLLLGLAKIASLLHPDIYPVYNENNELIG is encoded by the coding sequence TTGAAACTCATTTCTATTTGTCCAAGCAACACCGAAATTGTGGCTTATTTAGGATTAACTTCTTCACTAATTGGAGTTGATGATTATTCTGACTGGCCCGAGGAGATTAAAGAGTTACCGAGATTAGGGCCGGATCTTCATATAAATATGGATAAGGTCGAAGAATTACAGCCTGATCTAGTATTAGCCTCCCTCACTGTTCCTGGAATGGAACGTAATATTGAAGAGTTAGAGAAACGCAACATCCCTTATGTAATCGTTCCTAATCCAACAACTCTACAAGAGGTAGCTGATTCTTTATTATTTGTTGGAAAAGCTACAAATTCCATTGAAATAGCAACCAAAGCTTATGAGATGTTCATTTCAAAAATTAGAGACTACAAGGCTCTAAGCAAGAAGGTTGAAATTCCTAAAACGATCTACTGGGAGTGGTGGGCGAAACCAGTATTTACCCCAGGGGCAAGCAATTGGCTAACCGAAATCAGTCAGCTTGCTGGTGGACACAATATTTTTGCTGACCGCGAGGAAGCGAGTGTTCAAACCGATTGGGAAGATGTACGTAGAAGAAACCCTGATGTCATCTCAGTTGTTTGGGTCGGGGTACAAAAAGAGAAAGTGAACCTTAAGGTTATCCTCAAACGCCCTGAATGGGATCAGATGGATGCCTTTAAAAATCAGCAACTATATATACTGGATGAGCCATTGTTTTGCAGACCTTCCCCGAGGTTACTACTAGGCTTGGCGAAAATTGCTTCCCTTCTACATCCAGACATTTATCCTGTTTACAATGAGAACAATGAACTAATAGGATAA
- a CDS encoding PQQ-dependent sugar dehydrogenase gives MKKYLITLTAIFFVAGCAGDDELSNENEASEVVARQAEVIVTDLQIPWNITKHNQTFYLSQRTGSVIKVDGGNGSKTMQQVDVTKDVLHIGEGGLLGFILSPNFDSNQEAYAYHTYEENGEVLNRIVVLQLNQNTWRETSVILEGIPGGRIHNGGRIKIGPDGKLYATAGDAGNPNHAQNVSSLAGKILRLELDGSIPDDNPIKNSYVYSYGHRNPQGLAWDNNGKLYSSEHGQSAHDEINQIEAGKNYGWPVIQGDEKASNMVTPLFHTGEETWAPSGIEIKNGNIYVATLRGESIRVVDLTGTKVETIFEGAGRMRDILIEENALYSITNNRDGRGNPREGDDRLFKLTIQ, from the coding sequence TTGAAAAAATACCTGATCACGTTAACGGCAATCTTCTTTGTTGCGGGTTGTGCAGGAGATGATGAATTATCGAATGAAAATGAAGCAAGTGAGGTCGTTGCAAGGCAAGCGGAGGTGATTGTGACGGATTTACAGATTCCTTGGAATATTACTAAACACAATCAAACCTTCTATTTGAGTCAACGTACGGGAAGTGTGATTAAAGTGGATGGTGGAAATGGCTCAAAAACGATGCAACAGGTGGATGTGACAAAAGACGTCCTTCATATCGGAGAAGGAGGGCTTTTGGGTTTCATACTTTCTCCAAATTTTGATAGCAATCAGGAAGCATATGCGTACCATACCTATGAAGAAAATGGAGAAGTGTTGAACCGTATTGTCGTTCTCCAACTTAATCAAAATACATGGCGGGAAACTTCCGTTATTCTTGAAGGAATTCCTGGTGGAAGAATTCACAATGGTGGACGAATCAAAATCGGACCTGACGGCAAATTGTATGCTACAGCTGGAGATGCTGGGAATCCTAATCATGCTCAAAACGTCAGTAGCTTAGCGGGTAAAATCTTGCGTTTGGAATTAGACGGCTCCATACCAGATGATAATCCAATTAAAAATTCATATGTGTATTCTTATGGACATAGAAACCCTCAAGGACTAGCATGGGATAATAATGGAAAGCTTTATAGCTCTGAGCATGGACAGTCGGCGCATGATGAGATTAATCAAATTGAAGCTGGGAAGAATTATGGCTGGCCTGTGATTCAGGGTGACGAAAAAGCTTCAAATATGGTAACTCCATTATTCCATACTGGAGAGGAAACTTGGGCTCCATCTGGAATTGAAATAAAAAACGGGAATATCTATGTAGCGACCTTACGTGGCGAAAGTATTCGAGTAGTCGACCTCACGGGTACGAAAGTGGAAACCATATTTGAAGGTGCGGGAAGAATGCGGGATATTCTAATTGAAGAAAATGCGCTATATTCCATCACCAATAATCGTGATGGAAGAGGCAATCCTCGGGAAGGTGACGATCGGTTATTTAAGCTAACTATACAATAG